The Candidatus Bathyarchaeota archaeon genomic interval AATATTTGAATCTATGGTTGAATATTTGATGAAAAAGTTTTAATGCGATACAAGTCGGAAAGTGTAGGTAATCCTTCCCTGGCACCGGATTTTGTTATACATCTAGATGCAACAAAGTTTCCAAGTTTACCACATTCATATATATCTTTATTTTTAACCAAACCATAAAGAAAGCCAGCACAGAAAGCATCACCTGCTCCAGTCGTATCCACAACTTCAACAGTTTCTGCCGGAATATGATATTCTTCTTTTCCGTTGGTTACGTAACATCCCTTTTCTCCTAATTTTACTGCTACAATTTCCACTCCTTTCTTCAGTAGGATTTTACAGCCAGTTTTATATTCATAACCTGTAAGTAACTCTATCTCTCTTTTGCTTGGAAGGATAACCTTCGACCTTTTAATTATACTTTCCAGTTCTCCCATTCCCTTTTCTGCATATAACTGGCCTGGGTCGAAGGATATTTCCACATTTGGAACTTCTTCCACTATTTTTTTCTGAGTAAGAAAAGACTTAGTTGATAATTTAGAGATGAAGGAAGTCAAATGCAAAAATTTCGACTTTTTAACATAATCTAAATCGATGTCTTCTACACCTATTGTATCATTAACGCCTGGATCTACTATTGATGCTCTAATACCTTTTTCATCAACAAAAATGTATGCAACACCACTCCTGCCAGTGCATGCTTTCACTAACGAGGTATCAACTTTCTCGTTTCTCAAATCCTCTAAAAGTATTTTTCCTTCCTCATCATTGCCAACTTTACCAATGTAACCAGTCTTTAGCCCCAACCTCGCTAAACCTACAACGGTATTCGCAGCAGACCCACCAGGGCAGTAACAAATCGAACGCACATAACCTTCTTCATCAGGCTTCGGTATTTTATCTACATATATTATCTTGTCGAGATTCAACGCACCAAAACCAATAACATCTATCATACAAACAACTCGGGAACAAGCTCTCGCAGATATATCTTATGTCTTCCGAGTTTTCCTTCGTAATTGCCAGCGGATATTTTTAATACTCCTTTAACATCTTTAACAGCATATATGGCGTTTTTCATCGCTTGTTTTACAGAACTCATAGAAATTCCATTAATTACAATTTCCGGTATCGAATCCACGCCTTCAGGAACTTTCGACTCTTTCCCAATTTTTTGTCTTAACGTTGGACAGAAGGGATAGTTAGTTGGTGGTCCTATGGGGGGATAATCCTTGACCATAGAGCCAGAAGGACAGACATAAAAAGAAGTGATGACACCATCAAGTTTATTTATAGCTTCTACCGCCTTACGTCCAGCTCTTCGTCCTGCCTCTATGCTTTTGCAAAAAAGCCAAAGGTTTGCACCAGATATGCCAATTCCACAACCTAGTTTGTCATCGATTTCGAAATTATATCCCATCATAAGTGGAACATTGATCATTTTACGTCCATATTTTTCTTCTATCCATTCGTATCCGCCACCGCATTTTCCTATCCTTTCTTCAGCGTCGATGTAATAAACAGCGTCTTTGGGGTTTAACCAATTGAAAACTCGGGTAGTCGGCACAGATAGAATATCCTGCCTAATCCGTATCGAAATCTCTTTATAAAACTTATCGACCTGTTTTTCTAATTGCTCTTTTTCATCATACTTGCCCCAAAACTGTACTACCACACCCTCTCGACCATCTGGCGTTTCCTGTCCCGACAACCACTTCTCAATACCACCCTCGATCCTACCAACTACAGTAGACGGGGTAGATGTAGATCTATAAGCAGCAAATCTTAATTCATCGTACTCTAGCTCAGGTCTTTCTCTATCCTTTTTATTTAACCCTCTCTCAGCTGTAATTAAAATTCGGGAAAAAAGACCGTCAAAAGCTTCAGCAAAAGTATCCTCGATTATAGCCATATTACTGCTTAAAATAGGAAGTTAAAGATTTAAAGTTAATCTTATCATCCTAATCTTCCTATTTTCTCCCCTCTAATTTTTTCTCTAAAGGTAGAACTTTCTTCTATCAACCTTTCTCTATTACTTTGGGTTATCAATTCAACCTTCGGAAGATTTTTAGGATATAATTCAAGCATGCAATTCAACAACACACGATTGCAATATTTTTCTAACGTAGAATAATCCCATTTTTCAACTAATTTGATAACGGTTTCTTTATCGTACCTATTGAAAACGTCAGCGAGAACCGATGTCACAATCGTATTCCCTGAAATTACTGCAACTTCAGCTTCTCTTATAGCATATCTATTACCGTTGAACGATATGGTTAATCCTCCATTTTCTCTCACTATCCGATACGCCTGAACATCAGTAATACTATCTCCAACATATATAACATCATAAAGGCGCATACCCAATCTATTAACAATATCTTTAATTGTATTTGCTTTTTCAACCCCATTCATCACGTTAGCCTCTTCTACTATCCTACCGCACTCCATCTCAGGAATATCCTCAAAAAATATCTCATCGAATCTTCTGATTGTCTCCTGATCCCTTTTTGAAAATTCATTTAACGATTTGGCGCCTTCAGGTACTTTTATAATGGGTGTTGTAACGATCTCTTCTACGATTTTTTTCAATTTTTCAACTTCTCTTTTAGGAATTCTATATTTATCCAGATCGACCCTACTACAATAAACATTTTTGCATGGAAAATCAGTAACATCACATAGAACACTCATATATTGCTCATAAGCCGTGCTGACTATAAAAGAAAATAAATTTTTATTCGTAAACTGTAAAGTTTTCTTGGCACCTGGAAGCAATAACATATGCCTAAAAGAATATTTCCTCATTTTTTGATTTGTTGCCCCATACGCTTTCAAGAATGGTAGGATCAACTTAAGGGTACTACCAGCTGCATAACCGGGTCTTTTAAGTACGTCCGAAAGTACATCATCATACTTACTGATCAAAGTAAAGAAGTAACTTCCACTTGGAATAAAACACTCTGCAAATTCAAGAGCACTATCGTTCTTTGAAATAGGACCTTCACAGTCAGAAATAAACACTTTTTTATTTTTCATTCAGATCGAATACTCGTTAATATTTTTTCTAAATCTCATACCCCTAAAGAATATTTTCCTCATTTCTCTTTCAGCGGTTTCTTTTGCCTCTTCCAAGGTTTTTCCCTTCGAAACTAACGTAAGTACTCTCCCGCCAGTGGTGTGTATATTATTGTCTTCATCACCCTTGCTTGGATCCATAAAGGCTGTACCATTATGGTACACAACACAACTTGGGTCAACATTCCTCAAACCTTTAATAGGTTGATTGGTCAAATGCGCACCGGGATATCCCGGATAAACTTTATCTTGAGAACCCCGTCGGACTGTAAGATTGCCACTTACAGCGACCAACGCATAACACCAAAATGGCTCCCATTCCGTAGTCATTTCATGCAACCTACGCTCTACAACTGCGTTGGCTAACTCATAATAATCTGTTCGCAATCTCGGCAGTATTGCTTGAGCTTCAGGATCCCCATGTCTCTTGTTAAATTCTAAAACACGCGGTGTTAATTCACCATCTTCTTTGCTGATCATCAAACAAAAATAACCAATTCCCCTATACTCTAATCCGGTTAACTCTTTGAATTTTGTCAACGTAGGTATCGCTATTTCCTCCATTATTCTGTCCTTCAGCTCTTCATAAAGTGGGTGAGGAGAGATAGATATCAAACCACCTGTATTTGGGTTAACCCCCCCAAAATATTTGATTATTCTCGAATCACCAGGGTCAAAAGCTCTTTTAAAATCCATAGCAGCATTCAGCGGTAATATAGTTCTGCCATCTGTTATTACAAAAAACATCATTTCGCATCCATAAAGCCTCTTTTCAACGACAATTCTCCTGCCTGGTTTAATCCCTCTCTCCATGTCATCGAATTCGCCTTTAATCATAATTCTATCGACTGCAGACAGCGCATCTTCCAACTTGTTGCAAACTATGGAACCCTTACCTGCTGCAAGTCCATCCGCCTTTACAACTAAATTTTCACTAGGGTTTTGTCGATAGAACTCGCTTATGAATCGTTTTGCCTCATCCGGGTCATCAAAGTTTTTATACTCAGGTATTGGAACGCCTATCTTGTACCAGAAATCCTTTGCCCAACATTTGCTGTCTTCTAGAATCCCAGCTTTCTTCGTTGGCCCCACTATTCTTCTTATTCCAGCCTCATAAAATCTGTCAACTATACCGTTAGTTAAATAGCCCTCAGGACCTACATCTGTCAAATCTACATCATTTTTTTGAACATAATTCAGTATTTCATCAATGGATTCGATGCCAACCTGTTGACATTTCGGTAGTAAAGAGCTTCCCGCATTCCCAGGAGCAACGTAAACATGAGAAACTTGTGGGCTTCTTGCGTAGGCATGAGCAATGGCGTTTCCTCTGCCACCCTTATCAACAACCATGACTTTTTTCATATCAACCATTTTTCCCTTCATATATTCTTCCTTTTTCTACGCAACCCTTTTCAAGCTTCGACCTTGCCTCGTCAGCCATTTCCTGAGCCAAAGGAGTAGGGTATTCGCAGGTTATACATCCCAAACATAATTCATTTTTATTTAAACCAGTACATTTAACAAACCCGTCAAGTGACTGGTAATTTACACTTTTTGCTCCAATTTTTTTAGCTACTTCTTCAGGTTCACGTTTGTAACCTATAAGCTCCCGAAAAGTTGCCATGTCGATTCCGTAAAAACAAGGTGCGATAATCCTGGGATACGTAACAAACACGTGAACTTCTTTTGCTCCGGCTTCATATAGTTTTTTTACAATTACCCTGCTCGTGTCGCCTCTCACTATGCTATCCTCGACAACGGCTATCTTTTTCCCAGAGATTTTATCCTTAACTATGTTTATCTTTTTGTCAATTGTCGCGTATCGTTCCCCAGGCAATAGAATGTAATCGCGTTCAGTTACATATCTATGTCTTCTTAATGCGTATTCTAACATCACGCCTGTCTCTTCGTGAAGACCATATGCAGCATCAATAGCGGTTTCCGGTATAGGGACGACCAAGTCCAAATTTCTTATAATTTCAGAATATTCCTTTCCCAAATTTCTTCCAAAATCACGTCTCACTTCATACACATACTTTCCGTTTCCTAAATTTGAATCCGGTCTCGCAAAATATGCGAATTCAAAGCTACATAAAGCCTTTTTTACATGCTTCACAATTTGCTCTCGCGTAAGCCCATTTTCAGATATGGTTACAAGTTCTCCTGGGTTTATTTCAAAATCATATTCAAAATTATTGATATCTAAACCAACTGTTTCAGAGGATATAGCATACGTATTATTTTTCTTATCATGCCCGCAACAAAGGGGCTTTATACCATGAGGATCTTTAAAGGCGAATAATTCTCCATTCCCCGTTAGTCCAACAACGGAAAACGCCCCTTCCATTTCCTCCATACAAGTTCTGACCGATGAAGTCAGATCGTTACCATTCATAATTTCGATGAGAAGTTTTTTACAAATTAATTCTGTATCAGAAGAAGAGGAAACGTCTCCGATTTTTTTAGTTATTTCTTTCACTAATTGACGGGCATTAACTATATTTCCATTATACGATATTCCAATTTTTGCTTCTCCACTTTCGGAAATAACTGGTTGCATATCTTTGCGTAGAAACCATTCATTTGTACCGCCTGACGTTGCGTATCTTACATTTCCTATACCAACATGTCCAGGCAGTTTTTTCAACCATTTTTTTAATTTTTTTTCCTTTATAATTGGAACCAAACCCAATGCTTTATGCTCATAAAATCTTCCGTCAAATGTGAGAAAACCATAAGATTGATGACCTCGATGATTTTGTGAAATTAACCCAAAATATAGATACGGAAAAACAGAAATTTGTCCGTAACTATATACCCCGAAAACTCCACACGCCTCATCTGGAATATCTGACATTATCCGGAACCTAGTTAGCCTAAGCCTCGCTACCTGCACTAAGAGACCCCCTAAAAGTGCCTGTCACATAGGCTTTGCGGTTTCCCCTTCATGAAAATACCATCATCTTGAACTAATGTATATATATTTATAAAAATCTTTTATACAGGCTGATGATAATTAACAAAAAATTGTAAAAACGTCGAACAAAAGCATAGAGATTTAATAGAAAACGAAGAAGCTACTGTTCCCAGCGGGGTTTAAATTCCAGGGATTCTCCTCCCATTTTTATTCCTAGCGCCTTCTCCAACATTATCTTTTGTTCCACCGATGCTACAAGCCTTCGGGTGGCAATAACGGCATCTGGGTTGACACTCATGCTGGTCGCTCCCTGACGAACCATAAATTCACAGTATTCGGGGTAGACACTTGGAGCTTGCCCACATATAGAAGTAGTCACACCATGCTCATTACAGACACGAATAGCATGGGCGAGAGCCCGTAATACCCCAGGGTCACGCTCATCATAGATCTCAGCAACGGAAGCATCGTCGCGATCGATCCCCAGAATTAACATTGTTAGATCGTTTGTGCCGAAGGAGATACCGTCGATACCGACTTCAATAAACTTGTCGATTAGAAAAATTGTATTGGGAACCTCAACCATAATCCACAATTTAAAGTCTGGTGACCGCTTTAGCCCCTCCTCTTCCATTATTTTCTTGGTTTCAATGAGGTCAGCAAGATTCCGGACGAATGGAATCATAACGTATACATTTTTGAGACCATATTCGTCACGGACTTTTTTGATAGCTCGACATTCGAGACGGAAGACATCAGGTTCTTTCCTGTAACGGAATGCCCCTCGATAGCCGATGAGAGGATTAGGTCCAACATGACCAGCTTCTTTCTCATATTTTTCTCCGCCTGGGAGGCTGAGAAATTCATCGGGTTTAAAGTCAAGTGCCCGGTAAACTACTGGCCGCGGATAAAAGGCTTCAGCGACTTTACGAATGCCTTCGGCGAAAGCGTTAATCATTTTCTCAGCACCGCCTTCTTCAATAAGTTTCCGCGGATGTGCGCCGATACTCAGCATTAGATGTTCAGCGCGTAAAAGTCCAACTCCATCAGGCTGACTTTCTTTCACCACTTTCTCAGCGATCTCTGGAATGGAAAGGTTGACATAGATTTTTGTGGCTGTTATTGGTTGCGACATTGGGGCCGCCACGGCAACTCCTGACGCCGGAACGGTTACTGGAACTGCCTCAAGTTTTCTAGCTCCTAGGAAAACCGTTCCACGCGAACCATCTACTGTAACTAGCTGACCTTCATATTTCTTTAAAACCTCCGTGGCGTTCCTTGCACCGACGATACAAGGTGTACCAAGCTCGCGGGATACTATTGAGGCATGACACGTCATCCCGCCTTCATCTGTTACAATGGCAGCGGCCCTTTTCATTGCCGGAACCCAGTCGGGGTTGGTCATTTTCGTAACGAGAACATCACCTACATTCACTTTATCAATTTCCTTAACATCCAAAACTACCCTTACTGGCCCTGTACCAATGCCTGGACTGGCGCCAAGTCCCTTGACTAGAATTTCTTCCGGAACCGCGACTTTTTCTTCAACGGGTTTAGCTGGTTTTCCTTCTTTGAAAAAGGCGGTTACGGCTCTTGTTTGGACTATGTACAACTTTTCATTTTCCATTGCCCATTCAATATCCTGTGGAAACTGATAGTGATCTTCGATTCGTTTTCCGATTTTAGCGAGTTCAATTATAAGATTGTCTGGAAGTGATTGAGTGGAGACCTTATCTCTGGGAACCGCGACTTCAATGGTTTTCCCTGTTTCAGCATCTCTTACCCGCATAACTTCCTTTTTTTCAGAGATTTGTTTGTCGATTATTTTGAAAGTATTTTTATCAACAACAAACCTATCGGGGGTAACCCCCCCTGAAACAACACTTTCCCCAAGTCCCCAGCTTGACTCGATGACAATTTTATCTCTTTCACTGGTAATTGGGTGAATGGTAAACATTACCCCAGCTGCTTCGGAGTTGACCATTTTCTGAACCACAACTGACATGAGCACTTGAAAGTGGTCGATTTTCTGCTTCTCACGATAGAAGATCGCACGATTTGTAAAAAGCGAGGCCCAACATCTTTGGACACTGTCAACTACTGAATCTTCACCATGAATATTGAGATAGGTGTCCTGTTGCCCTGCAAATGAGGCTTCAGGAAGGTCTTCAGCCGTGGCAGATGAACGAATTGCCACAAAAACCCCAGCATCACCTAATTTATCGCAAAGCTTCCGGTAGTGTTGAATAATAACTTCTCGAATGTCATCTGGGATTTTTGCATCTCGAATAATTTTTCGAATGGTTTCCCCGGCTTCCTCTAACTGCTTGGGATTATCAACATTTGTTTTCGATAGAACCTCCCTAATTTTCTCACCCAGACCAGTTTTTTCGATAAACTGTTTATACGCCTCAGCGGTAACAACAAACCCTGGTGGAACCGGAATTCCAGCTCGAATCATTTCCCCTAGGTTTGCGCCCTTTCCTCCAGCTATTGGAATATCAGCTCTTGTAAGCTCCTCAAACCATGCAATTAATTTCACCAAGTTTCAACACCGACATTGAATATTTTGGTGAAGGGTTAAATTACAAATAACAAACGCAAACCAGATAAAAAAGCTTTGCAATTAATGCCTTTATCTTGGCATATTTTGGTATACGGCTTTAGTCGATACTAGTTTGGAGACAATTTTTGATTTGGCAAAACGGTTTAAATGCATTGTTTACGCTTAGAAATTTTGGGTTGTTTGAAGTAACTTCCAAGGATCTTAAAGACACACCATTCCCCACACATAGAGCAGGTTCCAGATTTTGATTTAGCTCGGCTATGCACTTCTTTTGCTTTCTCTGGATTTATTGAAAGCCTAATTTGCTTCAGCCAATCCAAATTAGCGCGGGCCTCCGCCATCATTCTGTCTCTTTGAGATGCTTTAGGCCCAAACTTTACTATATCTACGGCATGGGCTGCGATCCTCGTTACAATAACCCCTTCAGCAACATCGGCAATCGTTGGCAACCCAAGGTGCTCCGCTCCAGTAAGATAGCAAAGGAAATCTGCCCCAGCCATTCCGGCGAGCGCCCCGCCTATTGCTCCAACTATATGGTCGTAACCAGGGGCAATATCGGTCACCAATGGACCAAGCACATAGAACGGCGCGTTTTTACAAACGATCTTTTCAAGTTGAACGTTTGCGACGACTTGATTAAGGGGAATGTGTCCTGGCCCTTCAACCATAGTCTGAACACCAGCCCTTCGCGCCCTCTCCACAAGGTCACCTATAGTCAGCAGTTCTTGGATTTGATATTCGTCAGTTGAGTCAGCAATGCAACCAGGTCGTAGCGCATCACCTAAGCTAAGGCTAAGATCATATTTTCTGGAAAGTTCGAGAAGATAATCGAAGTTTGAGTACAACGGGTTCTCTTTATTATTATGCAACATCCATGCAGCCAGAAATGTTCCACCCCGACTCACAATCCCCGTTACACGAGGATGTTCCCGCATATGCTCAACAACTTTCTTTGTGATTCCAACGTGAACAGTGGCAAAGTCTACACCGTCTTTTGCATGTTTCTCAATCGTATTAAAAATGTCATCTTCAGTCATGTCTACAATAGCTCCACGTTTCTTCACAGCCTCTATGGCAGCTTGGTAAATCGGAACGGTCCCAACTGGAACTTTAACAGCTTTGAGTACGGCCCTACGGATTTGGTCGAGGTCACCAGCGGTGCTAAGATCCATAACTGTATCAGCACCGTACTTGACCGCTACACGCGCTTTTTCAACTTCAAGCTGAAGGTCACAGACATCAGGAGAGGTACCGATGTTAGCGTTAACCTTGGTCCTTAAACCTTCGCCAATTCCTAGGGCTCGGACATTCTCCCGCACCACGTTCTTCGTAATTATTACCGTCCCTTTGGCTATACGTTGTCTAAGATCATTAATACTGACACCTTCATTTTTAGCAACGAGACGCATTTCCTCAGTAACTATACCACGCTTCGCATACTCCATCTGAGTTGCCACGTTTATCAACGCCCAGAATGGACAAGAAAGCTAACACGGATAACTACAAAAGGATTACGCCTTTAAATTCTTCATATACCAAAGAGGTTGTTTTACAGATGTCCAACAATCTTTTTATATCAATAAAAACCATGAAAAGTAAAACAAATCATCATGGAGCGCGTTCTTTTGGAACCTAGCAAAAGACCGTTAAACGTCCTTATGAGGAACATAAATAACTATGTTCAGATTCGTTTGAAAAATGATATCGAATATAGAGGTCGCATGGTCCAATGCGACAACTACATGAATATAATTCTAGACGGCGCAGCGGAATATCATGGAGACGAACCCGTGGCAAATTATGGAAACATATTCATTCGAGGGAATAACATTTTATACATCGCTGTAAATTTTGTGCGTAAATAGTGTAATTATGCATAGCAGTAATTTTTCAAGTTGGTTAGACGCAAAATTTTATATCTTAAAGTTAGAAGCCAGAAACATACTGGTTGCGTGACAAACATTGGCTAGAATCATTACGGTTCAACAGTTAGCCCAGAGGAAGATTGAAGAACTCGATGTAGAAGTTGTTGAAAGGAAAGGACGGGGACATCCCGACTACATTGCCGACAGCTCCTCAGAAGCCGTATCTAGGGCGTTATGTCAGTACTATACAAAAGAGTTCAACGTAATTCTTCATCATAACGTGGACAAGGGATTGGTTGTTGGAGGGAGAGCTCATCCAGTTTTCGGCGGGGGACAAGTTGATGAACCAATTCAAATAATTGTAGCTGGAAGAGCTGTCACTGAGGTTCTAAAGGATGGGGAAATTATTCCAGTTCCAATCGGAAGCATTTCACTTGGAGCGATTCGAGATTTTTTAAAGAAAAATTTCAGATTTTTAGATGTAGATCGAGATGTGATCATTCAATACATGATTCGCCAGGGTTCAGTTGATCTTGTAAAAATGTTTGAAATTGGAAAAGATAAACCATTAGCAAATGATACCTCATTTGGAGTTTGCTTTGCACCGTTAAGCCAGACCGAAAAACTAGTTCTTGAAACAGAGCTTTACTTGAACTCCCCGAAGCTAAAAAAAGAGTTACCGGAAGTCGGTGAAGACATTAAAGTAATGGGCTTTCGACGTGGCAAACAAATTGACCTAACAGTGGCAGCAGCCATTATTAGCAGTTTAACGCCGGATCTTGACCACTATCTTAGCGTAAAAGAGGAAATAAAAAATCGCGTAGCAGATTTAGCGACGAAGATTACTGACTATCCCGTTGCCATCCACGTGAATAGCGCAGATAAACCAGAGAAGGGTGTAATTTACCTAACTGTTACAGGTACATCCGCAGAGCATGGAGACGACGGTAACACCGGCCGTGGAAATCGAGTCCATGGGTTAATTACGCCATGCCGACCAATGTCTCTTGAGGCAACGGCTGGAAAGAACCCCGTTAGCCATGTTGGAAAAATATACAACGTCTTAGCCGCACGCATCGCCAACAGAATCTATGAGGAAACTAAGGGCATACAGGAAGTTTATGTCAAAGTTTTAAGCAGAATCGGAAATCCAATTGACGAACCAGCAGTTGCGGACATCGAACTGATTCTAGAACCAGGTTACACTTTGACGAATGTAGAACCAGAAGTGAGATCGATCGCTGACGACGAAATTGAAAACATCGAGAAGATCACTGATCTCGTAATAAAAGAAAAGGTAGGACTTTTCTAAATTCCGCTTAACCGTTCT includes:
- the ppsA gene encoding phosphoenolpyruvate synthase gives rise to the protein MKLIAWFEELTRADIPIAGGKGANLGEMIRAGIPVPPGFVVTAEAYKQFIEKTGLGEKIREVLSKTNVDNPKQLEEAGETIRKIIRDAKIPDDIREVIIQHYRKLCDKLGDAGVFVAIRSSATAEDLPEASFAGQQDTYLNIHGEDSVVDSVQRCWASLFTNRAIFYREKQKIDHFQVLMSVVVQKMVNSEAAGVMFTIHPITSERDKIVIESSWGLGESVVSGGVTPDRFVVDKNTFKIIDKQISEKKEVMRVRDAETGKTIEVAVPRDKVSTQSLPDNLIIELAKIGKRIEDHYQFPQDIEWAMENEKLYIVQTRAVTAFFKEGKPAKPVEEKVAVPEEILVKGLGASPGIGTGPVRVVLDVKEIDKVNVGDVLVTKMTNPDWVPAMKRAAAIVTDEGGMTCHASIVSRELGTPCIVGARNATEVLKKYEGQLVTVDGSRGTVFLGARKLEAVPVTVPASGVAVAAPMSQPITATKIYVNLSIPEIAEKVVKESQPDGVGLLRAEHLMLSIGAHPRKLIEEGGAEKMINAFAEGIRKVAEAFYPRPVVYRALDFKPDEFLSLPGGEKYEKEAGHVGPNPLIGYRGAFRYRKEPDVFRLECRAIKKVRDEYGLKNVYVMIPFVRNLADLIETKKIMEEEGLKRSPDFKLWIMVEVPNTIFLIDKFIEVGIDGISFGTNDLTMLILGIDRDDASVAEIYDERDPGVLRALAHAIRVCNEHGVTTSICGQAPSVYPEYCEFMVRQGATSMSVNPDAVIATRRLVASVEQKIMLEKALGIKMGGESLEFKPRWEQ
- a CDS encoding carbohydrate kinase family protein, producing the protein MIDVIGFGALNLDKIIYVDKIPKPDEEGYVRSICYCPGGSAANTVVGLARLGLKTGYIGKVGNDEEGKILLEDLRNEKVDTSLVKACTGRSGVAYIFVDEKGIRASIVDPGVNDTIGVEDIDLDYVKKSKFLHLTSFISKLSTKSFLTQKKIVEEVPNVEISFDPGQLYAEKGMGELESIIKRSKVILPSKREIELLTGYEYKTGCKILLKKGVEIVAVKLGEKGCYVTNGKEEYHIPAETVEVVDTTGAGDAFCAGFLYGLVKNKDIYECGKLGNFVASRCITKSGAREGLPTLSDLYRIKTFSSNIQP
- a CDS encoding amidophosphoribosyltransferase → MQVARLRLTRFRIMSDIPDEACGVFGVYSYGQISVFPYLYFGLISQNHRGHQSYGFLTFDGRFYEHKALGLVPIIKEKKLKKWLKKLPGHVGIGNVRYATSGGTNEWFLRKDMQPVISESGEAKIGISYNGNIVNARQLVKEITKKIGDVSSSSDTELICKKLLIEIMNGNDLTSSVRTCMEEMEGAFSVVGLTGNGELFAFKDPHGIKPLCCGHDKKNNTYAISSETVGLDINNFEYDFEINPGELVTISENGLTREQIVKHVKKALCSFEFAYFARPDSNLGNGKYVYEVRRDFGRNLGKEYSEIIRNLDLVVPIPETAIDAAYGLHEETGVMLEYALRRHRYVTERDYILLPGERYATIDKKINIVKDKISGKKIAVVEDSIVRGDTSRVIVKKLYEAGAKEVHVFVTYPRIIAPCFYGIDMATFRELIGYKREPEEVAKKIGAKSVNYQSLDGFVKCTGLNKNELCLGCITCEYPTPLAQEMADEARSKLEKGCVEKGRIYEGKNG
- the thiC gene encoding phosphomethylpyrimidine synthase ThiC, whose translation is MEYAKRGIVTEEMRLVAKNEGVSINDLRQRIAKGTVIITKNVVRENVRALGIGEGLRTKVNANIGTSPDVCDLQLEVEKARVAVKYGADTVMDLSTAGDLDQIRRAVLKAVKVPVGTVPIYQAAIEAVKKRGAIVDMTEDDIFNTIEKHAKDGVDFATVHVGITKKVVEHMREHPRVTGIVSRGGTFLAAWMLHNNKENPLYSNFDYLLELSRKYDLSLSLGDALRPGCIADSTDEYQIQELLTIGDLVERARRAGVQTMVEGPGHIPLNQVVANVQLEKIVCKNAPFYVLGPLVTDIAPGYDHIVGAIGGALAGMAGADFLCYLTGAEHLGLPTIADVAEGVIVTRIAAHAVDIVKFGPKASQRDRMMAEARANLDWLKQIRLSINPEKAKEVHSRAKSKSGTCSMCGEWCVFKILGSYFKQPKISKRKQCI
- a CDS encoding methionine adenosyltransferase: MARIITVQQLAQRKIEELDVEVVERKGRGHPDYIADSSSEAVSRALCQYYTKEFNVILHHNVDKGLVVGGRAHPVFGGGQVDEPIQIIVAGRAVTEVLKDGEIIPVPIGSISLGAIRDFLKKNFRFLDVDRDVIIQYMIRQGSVDLVKMFEIGKDKPLANDTSFGVCFAPLSQTEKLVLETELYLNSPKLKKELPEVGEDIKVMGFRRGKQIDLTVAAAIISSLTPDLDHYLSVKEEIKNRVADLATKITDYPVAIHVNSADKPEKGVIYLTVTGTSAEHGDDGNTGRGNRVHGLITPCRPMSLEATAGKNPVSHVGKIYNVLAARIANRIYEETKGIQEVYVKVLSRIGNPIDEPAVADIELILEPGYTLTNVEPEVRSIADDEIENIEKITDLVIKEKVGLF
- a CDS encoding formylmethanofuran--tetrahydromethanopterin formyltransferase, whose amino-acid sequence is MAIIEDTFAEAFDGLFSRILITAERGLNKKDRERPELEYDELRFAAYRSTSTPSTVVGRIEGGIEKWLSGQETPDGREGVVVQFWGKYDEKEQLEKQVDKFYKEISIRIRQDILSVPTTRVFNWLNPKDAVYYIDAEERIGKCGGGYEWIEEKYGRKMINVPLMMGYNFEIDDKLGCGIGISGANLWLFCKSIEAGRRAGRKAVEAINKLDGVITSFYVCPSGSMVKDYPPIGPPTNYPFCPTLRQKIGKESKVPEGVDSIPEIVINGISMSSVKQAMKNAIYAVKDVKGVLKISAGNYEGKLGRHKIYLRELVPELFV
- a CDS encoding ribonucleoprotein, encoding MEPSKRPLNVLMRNINNYVQIRLKNDIEYRGRMVQCDNYMNIILDGAAEYHGDEPVANYGNIFIRGNNILYIAVNFVRK
- the purD gene encoding phosphoribosylamine--glycine ligase, whose amino-acid sequence is MKKVMVVDKGGRGNAIAHAYARSPQVSHVYVAPGNAGSSLLPKCQQVGIESIDEILNYVQKNDVDLTDVGPEGYLTNGIVDRFYEAGIRRIVGPTKKAGILEDSKCWAKDFWYKIGVPIPEYKNFDDPDEAKRFISEFYRQNPSENLVVKADGLAAGKGSIVCNKLEDALSAVDRIMIKGEFDDMERGIKPGRRIVVEKRLYGCEMMFFVITDGRTILPLNAAMDFKRAFDPGDSRIIKYFGGVNPNTGGLISISPHPLYEELKDRIMEEIAIPTLTKFKELTGLEYRGIGYFCLMISKEDGELTPRVLEFNKRHGDPEAQAILPRLRTDYYELANAVVERRLHEMTTEWEPFWCYALVAVSGNLTVRRGSQDKVYPGYPGAHLTNQPIKGLRNVDPSCVVYHNGTAFMDPSKGDEDNNIHTTGGRVLTLVSKGKTLEEAKETAEREMRKIFFRGMRFRKNINEYSI